A stretch of the Aegilops tauschii subsp. strangulata cultivar AL8/78 chromosome 4, Aet v6.0, whole genome shotgun sequence genome encodes the following:
- the LOC109768156 gene encoding large ribosomal subunit protein uL5c: MAATAVTLPTSAPSPFPVAAPSARRCLQLRRSPAPRRAVRVAASAAATEAPPKPPPATPSGIILVDPAEAQKVHRLKTVYDTKVIPVITEEFGYTNVHQVPKLEKIVVNCGLGVDAGNNKGLEAAMKDLASITGQYPVKTKAKNSVASFKIREGNTIGIAVTLRGRVMFNFLDRLINLGLPRTMDFLGVNPNSFDGHGNYTIGLRDQGVFPEIPYEVGGKKNGMDVTIVTTAKTDNEAQRLLALLGMPFAENIKSDQFKKKRLKRHHFMSKGRGRK; the protein is encoded by the exons ATGGCAGCCACGGCGGTGACCCTGCCCACCTCCGCGCCGTCGCCcttccccgtcgccgccccctccgCGCGCCGCTGCCTCCagctccgccgctcgccggccccccgccgcgccgtccgcgtcgccgcctccgccgcggcGACCGAGGCGCCGCCCAAGCCGCCGCCGGCCACCCCCTCCGGCATCATCCTCGTCGACCCCGCCGAGGCCCAGAAGGTGCACCGCCTCAAGACCGTCTACGACACCAAGGTCATCCCCGTCATCACCGAGGAGTTCGGCTACACCAATGTCCACCAG GTGCCCAAGCTTGAGAAGATTGTGGTGAACTGCGGGCTGGGGGTGGATGCGGGGAACAACAAGGGCCTGGAGGCCGCCATGAAGGACCTCGCCTCCATCACCGGCCAGTACCCCGTCAAGACCAAGGCCAAGAACTCCGTCGCCAGCTTCAAGATCCGCGAGGGCAACACCATTGGTATCGCCGTCACGCTCCGCGGCAGG GTGATGTTCAACTTCTTGGATAGGCTCATCAACCTTGGGCTCCCTAGGACCATGGACTTCCTAGGTGTCAACCCCAACAGCTTCGACGGCCACGGCAACTACACCATCGGCCTCCGCGACCAGGGCGTGTTCCCGGAGATTCCCTATGAGGTGGGCGGCAAGAAGAACGGTATGGACGTCACCATTGTGACCACCGCCAAGACCGACAACGAGGCGCAAAGGCTGCTCGCGCTCCTCGGCATGCCATTCGCCGAGAACATCAAGTCTGATCAGTTCAAGAAGAAGAGGTTGAAGCGCCACCACTTCATGAGCAAGGGCAGGGGAAGAAAGTGA
- the LOC109768155 gene encoding probable polygalacturonase: MAARRAALQVTVCAAAVALALCAAGIGATPAARGAGCRKHVRRVTEYGAVGDGRTLNTKAFVRAVADLGRRAGDGGAALVVPAGRWLTGPFNLTSHFTLFLHRGAEILASQDLDDWPLIAPLPSYGRGRDEPGPRYSNFIGGSNLTDVIISGYNGTINGQGQVWWDKFHAKQLDYTRGYLLELLYSRDIIISNVTFVDAPSWNLHPTYCTNVTISGVTILAPVHSPNTDGIDPDSSSHVKIEDCYIVSGDDCIAVKSGWDEYGIRFNMPSQHIVVRRLTCISPTSAMIALGSEMSGGIQDVRVEDNIAINTESAVRIKSGVGRGGFVRDVFVRRLSLHTMKWVFWMTGNYGQHPDNSSDPKALPEVTGINYRDVFAENVTMAGRMEGIPNDPYTGICMSNVTAQLAPKAKKLQWNCTDVQGVAYGVSPEPCPELGAEGKPCTFPEEELVIGPPELPKCTY; this comes from the exons ATGGCCGCACGGAGAGCCGCGCTTCAG GTGACGGTgtgcgcggcggcggtggcgctggCGCTGTGCGCGGCGGGCATTGGCGCGACGCCTGCGGCGAGGGGCGCGGGGTGCCGGAAGCACGTGCGGAGGGTCACGGAGTACGGGGCGGTGGGGGACGGGAGGACGCTCAACACCAAGGCGTTCGTCCGGGCCGTGGCGGACCTGGGCAGGcgcgcgggcgacggcggcgcggcgcTGGTGGTGCCGGCGGGGCGGTGGCTGACGGGGCCCTTCAACCTCACCAGCCACTTCACCCTCTTCCTCCACCGCGGCGCCGAGATCCTCGCCTCCCAG GACCTGGACGACTGGCCGCTGATAGCGCCGCTGCCGTCCTACGGGAGGGGGAGGGACGAGCCCGGCCCGAGGTACAGCAACTTCATCGGCGGATCCAACCTCACCGACGTCATCATCTCCG gttacaatGGCACCATCAACGGGCAGGGGCAGGTGTGGTGGGAcaagttccacgccaagcagctCGACTACACGCGCGGCTACCTGCTCGAGCTCCTCTACTCCCGCGACATCATCATCTCCAACGTCACCTTCGTCGACGCCCCCTCCTGGAACCTCCACCCCACCTACTGCAC CAATGTGACCATCAGCGGCGTCACGATTCTCGCGCCCGTCCACTCGCCAAACACCGACGGAATCGACCCAG ATTCTTCGTCTCATGTCAAGATCGAGGACTGCTACATCGTGTCCGGCGACGACTGCATCGCGGTGAAGAGCGGCTGGGACGAGTACGGCATCAGGTTCAACATGCCCAGCCAGCACATCGTCGTCAGGAGGCTCACCTGCATCTCCCCGACGAGCGCCATGATCGCGCTCGGCAGCGAGATGTCCGGCGGCATCCAGGACGTACGCGTGGAGGACAACATTGCCATCAACACCGAGTCGGCCGTCAGGATCAAGTCCGGCGTCGGGAGGGGCGGCTTCGTCAGGGACGTCTTCGTGCGCCGCCTCAGCCTCCACACCATGAAGTGGGTCTTCTGGATGACCGGCAACTACGGCCAGCACCCCGACAACTCGTCCGACCCCAAGGCGCTGCCCGAGGTCACCGGCATCAACTACCGGGACGTGTTCGCCGAGAACGTGACCATGGCCGGCAGGATGGAGGGCATCCCCAACGACCCCTACACCGGGATATGCATGTCCAACGTCACCGCGCAGCTCGCACCCAAGGCCAAGAAGCTGCAATGGAACTGCACCGATGTCCAAGGAGTGGCATACGGCGTCTCGCCGGAGCCATGCCCGGAGCTTGGGGCAGAGGGCAAGCCGTGCACGTTCCCAGAGGAAGAGCTCGTCATCGGTCCGCCTGAACTGCCCAAATGTACCTACTGA
- the LOC109768166 gene encoding uncharacterized protein, whose product MQFALSVEQARAGKRAQLREHCPIAFNNYLTWFLASTRVEVCQPAYAEEILEEPTVFDEVAQHQYNALFRKGNSVIPSAPMMNFVRAQIKKAADETETILETTPAGKSDGEGALRAFIKRQGQKLRRLSNLFGCRDPEYVSPERSRSATPSDPASGQGHGEPFEDEDVGVVTQEVADDMTVGRYQARSAYELKPRTGINKYTPEDFTQRGQRGKRTVGTSRMAALDDYLDDYVDDVDEPEPEPEPERVPLPRKVKKISVKRGGGAIKRGKH is encoded by the exons ATGCAGTTCGCTCTTAGTGTGGAGCAAGCAAGGGCTGGAAAACGAGCCCAGCTTCGTGAGCACTGCCCGATCGCGTTCAACAACTATCTCACATGGTTTCTTGCAAGTACCCGCGTGGAGGTATGCCAGCCGGCGTATGCTGAGGAGATTCTGGAAGAACCCACCGTTTTTGATGAGGTAGCCCAGCACCAGTACAACGCATTATTCAGGAAAGGCAACTCAGTGATCCCTTCAGCTCCAATGATGAACTTTGTG CGTGCCCAGATCAAGAAAGCAGCTGATGAGACCGAGACTATTCTGGAAACAACCCCGGCTGGCAAAAGCGATGGGGAAGGTGCACTTCGAGCATTCATTAAG CGCCAGGGCCAAAAGTTAAGGCGGCTATCAAACCTTTTCGGTTGTCGTGACCCCGAGTATGTATCACCAGAACGGTCTAGGTCGGCGACACCATCAGATCCCGCTTCGGGGCAGGGCCATGGTGAACCTTTCGAGGATGAGGACGTGGGTGtggtcacccaagag GTTGCTGATGATATGACCGTGGGGAGGTACCAGGCTCGGTCTGCATACGAGTTGAAGCCTAGGACGGGAATCAACAAGTACACACCTGAAGACTTCACCCAAAGAGGCCAAAGAGGCAAAAGGACGGTCGGCACCTCGCGGATGGCGGCTTTGGATGACTATTTGGATGACTATGTAGATGACGTGGACGaaccggagccggagccggagccggagcgggTTCCTCTTCCTAGGAAGGTGAAGAAGATAAGCGTCAAGAGGGGGGGAGGAGCCATCAAGCGTGGAAAGCACTAG